In Babylonia areolata isolate BAREFJ2019XMU chromosome 19, ASM4173473v1, whole genome shotgun sequence, a single window of DNA contains:
- the LOC143294406 gene encoding cyclin-dependent kinase 5 activator 1-like produces MGTVLSFSPRPRKPLCEDINLNNYTYEQLNNTKNAPKDKTFKRHSMFLSVLSWKKFTVNPKKKDKNLLKLSGSDYFSGNKLDNNFNVENVNLNKNVQKSVSCYNLKTELEDPEPVVALSKVSIKGPVEKCFSPKRTVIQASTSELLKCLGEYLKRKCKKLRHFEAGDAIMWLRSVDRSLLLQGWQDIAFINPANVVFIYLLVRDLVTSEMLSEQDLQANVLTCLYLSYSYMGNEISYPLKPFLVDEDKDCFWDRCLTIVCRLSPSMLRLNKDPSFFTEVLTDLKSFSPCV; encoded by the coding sequence atgggtactgtgctgtctttctctccccggCCCCGCAAACCCCTGTGCGAGGACATCAACTTGAACAACTACACCTACGAGCAACTGAACAACACGAAGAATGCCCCCAAAGACAAAACGTTCAAGCGGCACTCCATGTTCCTCAGCGTGCTCAGCTGGAAAAAGTTCACCGTCAATCCgaaaaagaaggacaagaacCTGTTAAAACTGTCCGGCTCGGACTACTTCAGCGGCAACAAACTGGACAATAACTTCAACGTGGAGAACGTCAACCTGAACAAGAACGTTCAGAAGTCGGTGTCCTGTTACAACCTGAAGACGGAGCTGGAGGATCCCGAGCCGGTAGTGGCGCTGAGCAAGGTCTCCATCAAGGGACCCGTGGAGAAGTGCTTCAGCCCCAAGCGGACCGTCATCCAGGCCTCCACCTCGGAGCTGCTGAAGTGCCTGGGCGAGTACCTGAAGCGGAAGTGCAAGAAGCTGCGTCACTTCGAGGCCGGGGACGCCATCATGTGGCTGAGGTCCGTGGACCGCTCCCTGCTGCTCCAGGGCTGGCAGGACATCGCCTTCATCAACCCCGCCAACGTCGTCTTCATCTACCTCCTCGTCCGCGACCTCGTCACCTCGGAGATGCTGTCCGAACAGGACCTGCAGGCTAACGTGCTGACCTGCCTCTACCTGTCCTATTCCTACATGGGCAACGAGATCAGCTACCCGCTCAAGCCCTTCCTGGTCGACGAGGACAAGGACTGCTTCTGGGACCGCTGTCTGACCATCGTCTGCCGCCTGAGCCCCTCCATGCTCAGGCTCAACAAGGACCCCAGCTTCTTCACTGAGGTCCTGACTGATCTCAAATCCTTCTCGccctgtgtatga